One Elephas maximus indicus isolate mEleMax1 chromosome 16, mEleMax1 primary haplotype, whole genome shotgun sequence DNA window includes the following coding sequences:
- the LOC126059179 gene encoding uncharacterized protein LOC126059179, with protein sequence MDSHEVVEEEEENRTLKEGAVLAIPPLRASEKFHLFVSYSSLDAAWTHELIHRLEAEQTGLRVCFHERDFLPGRNIIENMVECIQQSQKMLLVLSQDFVQSRWCLLEANLSLFRHCMERKPVIPVLLRPCRIPLHLNHLTYLEADDSCFYTKVVRALCMPNHLLQHSTLAPVQLPSLYSGKMLMTLSCVNKDSLPSWRVGTFSTLSVPDPLRVVLDDPEVYRKAIGMVNRVLSPRSCLRYLGCRVTLGTFLILLSIASLFLPFIFGLEENSNPRGYRFLLVAANVFFCPLFLVSGVGVLCWFRRFFRRKMQELSLCVGEANTLLASHSVLMGCETLNKLCFTYVLLEDCRQAFLEASTGPSPRAEAVFYEALRQFSSDYACCLANAHFPPWEDVGSRGHLDHGLCFCQYVSLQLRRHRWLGPAPYDEGAA encoded by the coding sequence ATGGATTCCCACGAAGTtgtagaggaggaggaagagaatagAACCCTGAAGGAGGGTGCCGTCCTGGCCATCCCCCCACTGAGGGCCAGTGAGAAGTTTCACCTTTTTGTGAGCTACAGCAGCCTGGATGCCGCCTGGACGCATGAGCTCATCCACCGGCTGGAGGCCGAGCAAACCGGCCTGCGTGTCTGCTTCCATGAGCGGGACTTCCTCCCGGGGAGGAACATCATTGAGAACATGGTGGAATGCATCCAGCAGAGCCAGAAGATGCTGCTGGTGCTCAGCCAGGACTTTGTGCAGAGCCGTTGGTGCCTCCTGGAGGCCAACCTCTCTCTCTTCCGCCACTGCATGGAGAGAAAGCCAGTCATCCCTGTCCTGCTGCGGCCCTGCCGCATCCCACTGCACCTCAACCACCTGACCTACCTGGAGGCAGATGACAGCTGCTTCTACACCAAGGTGGTACGGGCCCTCTGCATGCCCAATCACCTGCTGCAGCACTCTACCCTGGCCCCGGTCCAGCTCCCCTCCCTCTACAGTGGGAAGATGCTGATGACCCTCAGCTGTGTCAACAAGGACAGCTTGCCCTCATGGAGGGTGGGGACCTTCAGCACCCTGAGTGTCCCTGACCCACTGCGGGTGGTCTTGGATGACCCTGAGGTATATAGGAAGGCCATAGGAATGGTGAACAGGGTCCTGTCCCCCAGGTCCTGCCTCCGGTACCTGGGCTGCCGTGTGACGCTGGGCACCTTCCTGATTCTGCTCTCCATCGCGtcccttttccttcccttcataTTTGGgcttgaagaaaattcaaacccAAGGGGCTACCGGTTCCTCCTAGTGGCCGCCAACGTGTTCTTCTGCCCACTGTTCCTGGTGTCAGGGGTTGGTGTTCTGTGCTGGTTCAGGAGGTTTTTCAGGCGGAAAATGCAGGAGCTGTCGCTGTGTGTGGGGGAGGCCAACACTCTCCTGGCAAGCCACTCGGTGCTTATGGGTTGCGAGACCCTCAACAAGCTCTGCTTCACATATGTGCTTCTGGAGGACTGCAGGCAGGCCTTCCTGGAGGCCTCCACTGGCCCCAGCCCTCGGGCTGAGGCCGTGTTCTATGAGGCCCTAAGGCAATTCTCCTCCGACTATGCCTGCTGCCTTGCCAATGCGCACTTCCCACCCTGGGAGGATGTGGGCTCAAGGGGCCACCTGGACCACGGCCTGTGCTTCTGCCAGTATGTCTCCCTGCAGCTGAGGAGACACAGGTGGCTTGGGCCAGCCCCATATGATGAAGGTGCAGCTTAG